The DNA sequence TGCAAGAATTATACGCGCCTGCACAAGACTAAGACTTAATTTTTGACGATAAGCTGTGACCATTTCCGAAAGAATGGCCGGATGACAGATAGGGACAGGATTCAACGCATTGCCTATCAATGCCATCCAACGTTCTTCATCCGATATTTGGAGGAAATGGCGCAGTTTTTTTGATGCTTCTAGGAACATATAAAGATTTTTAGAATCAAAAGTGCATCACCGTAGGTGTTTTACAGGATTGCAAAATGTTTCATGCATCCAATATAGATGGCTAGCTTCACGGGTAAGCCCTTCGGAAATTAGATAAATCGTGCCTATTGCGCTCTACGATGCTCAGTTGCATGGGAGTCTTTGGGATTCATCCCTTAGACTCCCAGTACAAGGTGACCGTAGGGAACGTTGCATGGCTCGATTTCCTAAATTTCTTTCAGGGCTGAACGAACCCGTTCAGCTTTTCTTTTATTTGCCAAATTAAGCATAGCATGCGGAAAGAAGGACAGCTTGTGATTACATTTATCCATACAGCGGATCTCCATCTGGATAGCCCTTTTAAGGGGATAAAACAGCTGGAACCGCAACTTTTTGATGCCATTTACCAGTCCACTTTTGATTCCTTTCGGGAATTGGTGACGCAAGCCATCGCGGCCCAAGTGGATTTTTTTCTGATCAGCGGGGATATCTACGATGAGGAGAATCAGAGCGTAAAAGCGCAGGCCTTCCTGAGGGATGAATTGGGCCGACTGGATCGTTCAGGCATCCCGGTTTATTTGTCTCATGGGAACCATGATTTTCTCGGAAGGGAATCGCTCAAACTGCAGCTTCCAGGAAATGTCACAGTCTTCGAAAAAGCGGTCACGACAGAAATCCTGACCACTAAAGCAGGGGAACGGGTGGCCATTACCGGCTTCAGTTATCCTTCCAGATGGGTCGAGGAACGGATGATCGTTGAATACCCGAACCGGAATCATAGCGTGGATTACCATATCGGAATGCTGCATGGCTATCTCGAAGGCTTGAACTCTTCAGAAGGCGTCTATGCGCCATTTTCGTTGGGCGAGTTGAACGCGAGAAATTATGATTATTGGGCTTTGGGACATATCCACAAAAGGCAGCAGCTGCAGACGGCTCCGCCTGTCGTCTATTGCGGCAATACGCAAGGGCGCAATCCGAATGAAACCGAAGCGAAAGGCGCTTACCTGGTGACGCTCCGGAAAGGGATGGCTCCTGCATTGTCGTTCATCCCAACGGCGCCGATCGTCTGGGAGAAAGAGACAGTGTCGTTGCTTGGATGCAAAACCCTGAATGATGCATTCGCGCGCATCGAGGAACGCATGGACTACTATCGCTCCCAGAGTGAATCAAGTGTGCTGTTGTCGCTGCTGTTCACGGATATCCAGGAGCTGCATCCCGATGTCGTCAAAAAGATCGAGGATGAGGAGATATTGGAGGGTGTCAGACAACGGTTGGAGCGGCCTTTCATCTATCTGTATCAGTTGAAAATTGCGGTCGATACGGAAAAGGAACTATTTTCCTTTGATCAGGTCATGAAGGAAAGTTTTTCGAAAAGTTGGACGGAAATCAGCGCAGATGACGTATTCTATCAACAGCTGGACAACTTTTTCCAACATCCGCTCATGAGGACTACTTTCCCTGATTTAAAAAAAGACCGAAGCTTCAAAGAGGAAGTGCTGGCTGCAGCAAAGACCAGACTGGTGCAGGCGGTCGCGTTTGAGGAGGAAGACAGTGAAGATACGGAAGATTGAAATATACGGCTACGGGAAATGGGTGAACCGGACATTTGATGGTGTGCAGGATCTGCAGGTCTTCCACGGAAAAAATGAAGCCGGCAAAAGCACCTTGTCATCCTTCATCAACAGCATCCTCTTCGGGTTTCCCAGTGCCCGCAAGAAAGATCAGAATCTGTACGTCCCGAAACAAGCGCAAGCATACGGCGGTCGCTTATTTTTGGAGGACACGCGGTTCGGGGATGTCATCGTTGAGCGGGTGAAGGACCGCAATAAAGGGCAGGCCCTCGTCACGCTGCCGGATGGTGTGCAGCAGACGACAAAAAATCTCGGGCGTTTCCTGTTGGGGATGGACAGGGAGACTTTTGAGTCGTTATACACATTCAAAATAGACAGTCTGCTTTCCTTGAAAAAAACCCAAAAAGACGACCTCAACCATTATCTGTTGAGCATCGGCACCAGCGGGAGCGAACGTTTGCTGCAATTAGCCAAAGAATACCGGGATGAAGCCGCGAAACGCTTCAAACCGACAGGCAGCGTTCCGCCTTTGAACAAGAAGATACAGGCTGCTGAAAAACTGCAAAGGAAGCTTCAGCAAGCAAAAGCGAAAAATGCGACCTATGAAACGTCGCTGCTGCATTTATCGGACAGCCAAAAGCAGCAGGCCGAACTATTATCCCGTCAACAGGAACTGGAGCAGGAACAAACCGCAATCGCAGAAAGCTTGCGGTTGGCGGACAGCTATCAGGAGTGGAAACGGCTGAACAAGGAAATTACGGCTGTCGACTACAGTGAAGTGCCGGAAGATGCCCGTTACCAGTGGCAGAACCAGCAGGAAAAAATGGCCGCGTCGATCCAAGCGCAAACGCAACTCCAGGAAAGGTTAGCGCAGCTGCAGAAACAGTTGGGCGAATATGTCCAGGTGGAATGGTACAAGGTGCATCAATCGGAGTTTGCGGCTTTGCTGCACAGTGCAGCCAAAACGCAAGCGGATCTGAATAAGATGACTTATCTGGAAAATGAGATCAGCAACAACAAGGCTGATTTGGCCAAACAAAAAATGGCCTTGGGGTTGAATCTGGCCCTGCCCGCTCCGGAGCCGCTTAAGGAAGAAGAACGCGGGCGGTTGCAGCAGCTTGCGCAGGACATCCGACAGATCGAAGAACAGCTGCTTCGCTTGGACCACAATATCGGTTTTCATGCGGAACAGCTGGAAACCCTCCAGCAAGAAGAGACTCGCCTCCAACACGAGAAGCTTACTGATGAAGCGTATGCCACGCTGCAAAGCGATGTGCAACAGCCGAATCAAAGAATTGCTGCACCCGTCCCAACGAAAAGAAATCCGCTCGGCATGCTGTTTTTGGCTGCGGCTGTATTTTTAGTCCTGTCTTTTGTTCTGGCAGACTTCCGGGTAATTGCATGGGCGTTGTCTGCTGTGCTTGCTGTCGGTGGGGCTATCCTGACCAGAAGGAAGCAACAGACACAAACGAAGGACGTTGCCTCCCAAGAAGGCTCCTCCGAAAATGCGATGGAGCAATTTCTGAAGCAGGCCGCTGTCAGGGAAAGAATCTCGGCTGTAACAAGAGAGCTCGAAGAGTTGCAGGATAAGTTTTTGGAACTTTTGAACAGCCGGGAAGAAACGGAAGAGCGCGGAAACATGCTCCAAACCGAATGGACGACTTTCCTGCAGCAGAAAGGCTATCCGGCCCGAATGACGGCAAGGGAACTCCTGCAATTGGACCCCGGTGCCGTTTTGGCGGAGAAGGCCGCTCTGATAATCAATCAGGAAGCCGAAATGAGCGATCTTAATTTTGCCGTGGATAAATGGAACGAGCAAACTGCGTTCATCCGCAGCCGTTTCCACTTTGAACATCTGACAGTCACTGAAATGGTCGCACGCTTCTCCGAGATACAGAATGCCGTCGTTTTGGAAGAAAATATGGCTGCGAATGTTCAGGATAAAATCAATGAACTGCAGCAAGAGTTGGAACAGATCCAACGCGACCTTGCCGAGTCCCATCAACAGAGACAGCGGCTATTGGATCAGGCAAACGCAAAAACGGAAGCGGAATTCTACCAGTTGTTGGCTCTGAAGGAAAAGCAGGAGCAGAACCTCAAGCGCAAAGAATTGCTGGATGAGCAAGTCAATGGGCGCGAGCAACTTTTGGATCGTTATGGCGATGCCAAGAAAAGCGCGGATCTTTACGAAAAGAATGAACTGGAAATGCAGCAGTTGAAGACTGAATTGTCGAAACTGCAGCGGACTGAGGTTGAACTGAAGCATCAGCTGGAACAATTGGAAGAAGGCGGTACTTACAGTGCCTTGCTGCAGGAGTTCGCTTTGGCAGAAACCGAGCTGAGGGACCTTGCCATCGAGTGGGCCGGTTTGGTTACCGCCGGAGAATGGATCGAAGGGGCATTGCGGTACGGGAAAGAGGATCGCCTGCCGCTGATGTTGGATGATACCATAACCTTTTTCAGTCGGTTGACGGAAGGTGCATACACCGGCATCGCGTTCCAAAAGAACGGCATGAAGGTGCAGCGTAAGGACGGAACGACCTTCTTACCGAATGAATTGTCGCAGGGAACGGTGGAACAGTTGTACATTGCTCTGCGGCTTGCATTTGTGAGGAACACTGCCGATATCGTCAGCATGCCGATCTTGATCGATGATGGTTTTGTGAACTTCGATGAGGATAGGAAAAATATCATGTTTACGTTGCTGGAAGAGTTGAGCGAAGACGTGCAGGTGCTCTTTTTCACGTTCGACGACGTTTGCGTACAACGATTTTCACAGAAACAAGTATACATGTTAAAATAGGAGTGAAAGGGGCTGGTAGGGGTGGCCAAAAAAATATATGAACACGAAATAGATGATAATTTTGAAATTTATGTGCTGATCAAAAGTGCGGATATCCGTCTGGCAAAAAACGGCAAGAAATTCATCGCTTTTACTTTTCAGGACCGCAGCGGTCAGATTGACGGGAAGTATTGGGACGCAAAAGAGGAGGATATCCAGCAATTCCAGGCTGGCCAAGTCGTTGCCGTAACCGGCAAACGGGAAATGTATCAGAATAATCCTCAACTGCGCATCACAAAACTAAGGCTAGCCCGCGAAGGGGAACCAAACAGACCTGAACTCTATATGGAGCGTGCTCCGTTGAAATCTGAAGAAATGGTGGAGGAAGTCAGCCAAATCCTTTTTGAGATCACGAGCGCACCAATCAATCGGATTGTCCGTCATATACTCAAAAAATATCAACGGGAATTTTTCGAGTATCCCGCTGCAAAACGTCACCATCACGCTATCGTTGGCGGACTCGGTTTCCATACGGTATCGATCTTGCGGATGGCAAAAACGGTCATTCAACATTACCCATCAGTCAATAAGTCTTTGCTGTACGGGGGAGTGATTCTCCACGACATCGGAAAAACGATCGAGTTGAGCGGCAGCATGTCGACCGAGTACACGCTGAAAGGGAATCTGATCGGGCATATCGTCCTGATTGATGAAGAAATCACCAAAGCTTGTCTGTCACTGAACATCGATGAGGACAGCGAAGAAGTAATCTTGTTGAAACATATTGTTCTGGCGCATCACGGTAAACAGGAATTCGGATCACCGGTAACGCCGCATCTTTTGGAAGCCGAAATCATCCATCACCTTGATAATTTGGATGCTTCCATCAATATGATCGACACGGCCTTATTGCGCACGACACCGGGAACGTTCAGCGAGCGGATTTTCGGGCTGGAGAACCGCAGTTTCTATAAGCCGGTTTTTACGCAAGCTACTGAAGAAGGGCAATAACAAAAAAACACGCAAGTTACCAGCATCAAAAGGCTGGTAACTTGCGTGTTTTACATTAAAGTTATTAGTTTGCAGATTCGGATGTAGCTGATTCCGCTTCTTCAGTTGCAGAAGTTGCTTCTGAACTAGCTTCTGAACTAGCTTCTTCTGAAGTTGTTGCTTCGGATGTTGCGTCTGATGAGGTTGTTTCTTCAGCAGGCAAGAATTGATCGATCGCTGCTGCCAAGTCTTCGTCCTTGATTTCAACATTCGCTGCTTGGACGATTTTGGACATGACGGATGTCAGGTAATCATTGTCGGCAAGTTTTTCGTCCATCATCACTGTTTCGATGTTTTCGCGCTCTTCTTCCAATGTTCCTTTTTCAGTCTTCTCGATCATCTTGATGATGTGGTAGCCGTATTCGGTAGCGACTGGTGTTTGTGTCACTTCACCGACTTCAAGCGCATAAGCGGCTTCTTCGAATGCTGCGACCATCTCGCCTGCTCCGAACAATCCTGTTTCTCCGCCGTTTTCAGCAGTGGCTGTGTCGGTGGAGTTGGCCTTAGCTAATTCCGCGAAATCCGCGCCTGCATTGATTTGGTTGATCAAATCTACAGCAGTTGCCTCATCCGCAACCAAGATATGCTGTACGTTGATTTGTGGTTGGTAAGCTTCGTAATAGGCTTCCACTTCTTCATCCGTGAAAGTCGTTTCAGCTCTTACGGCTGCTTCGATCAGTTTGTTCAGATACAATACATCTTGGTATTCATCTTTATTTGCAAAGCCTGATTGTGACAAGATGTAGTTGAAAGTTTCTTCTCCGCCGTATTGTTCGATGGTAGTCAACAGTTCAGCTTCTGTTTCAGCTTCTAATTCATTGTCTCCGATTTTATCGTTCAATACGTCGATCAGAATCAAACGTTGCAAGACAGTTTCGCCGATTGAGGCTTTCATTGCGTCGTATAATTCATCTTTTGTGATATCGCCTGCTGGAGTCGTTGCGACAGTTTCGCCAGTCGCGCAGCCTGCTAATGTGATGGCCGTCAAGAAAGCAACGGACGTCAATGCTAATTTTTTTTTCATGAATGTGGCACTTCCAATCTATTTCTATTTATCTATCCCAAGAATAACTAATTATAAATATATCATAAACGCCGTGATTATGGAAAATATTCCTTAAAAACGCTAGCAAACTTCTCAGAAAATTCATATCTGAAGCCTGGTTCGGAAGCAGACAAAAAACGCAACATACAACAAAAAAAGGGGCCTCTGCCGCTTAAGGTGGCAAAGTGCTCCTCTTCTGGATTATTTTCCTCAATTCGGGCGGATTGAGGTTCTGGTCAGGAATTCCTGATCGTCGGGATTCCCGGAGTACCTTTCGCCGGTATTGAGGGTCGCGACCTTGTCCATATCCTCTTTTGATAAGCTGAAATCGAAGATGTCGCGGTTTTCTCGGATACGGCTCGGCGTGACCGATTTCGGTATGACGACGATGCCGCGTTCGATATGCCAGCGTAAAACGATTTGGGCAGGTGTCTTGCCATACTGCTCCGCAAGCTCAAGGAGCACAGCTTGCGTCAATAGGTCATTTTTGCCTTGCCCAAGCGGACCCCAAGCTTCATGGATGATTGCGTGCTGCGCCATGAAAGCCCGCAGTTCATCCTGTGGAAAGGCAGGGTGCGTTTCAATCTGATTGATCATTGGGATGATTTCCGTGTGCGACATCAGATCCTCGAGATGATGAATCTGAAAATTGGAGACACCGATGGCTTTGATTTTGCCTGCATTGTACAATTCTTCCATCGCTTTCCAAGTCTCGATGTAGTTTGCGGAAGCCCAGTGGATCAGATAAAGATCAAGATAATCCGTGCCCAAACGGTCCAGACTGGCCTGGAAAGCCGCTTTGGTTTCCTCGTAGCCGTGGTCATAATTCCAAACTTTTGAGGTCAAGAAGATTTCTTCCCTTGGGATGCTGCTTTCTTTCAAAGCTTGTCCCACAATAGCTTCGTTCTCGTAAATCATCGCGGTGTCGAAATGGCGGTAGCCAGCCTCCAAAGCAACGCGGATCGCTTCACTCAGTTCCTTTTCGTCTTTCATCTTGAAGACGCCCAAGCCCAGTTGCGGGATGGTTACGCCGTTGCTGAAGGTGATATTCTTGATTTCTTTTTCCAAATCGAACACTCCCATCTGAAATATATATGCGTGTGCATGGTTTCAGGTTAACATAGCCGAATTCAGCAAGCAAATCATCTGCGTCCAGTCGTGGCAGATTGCTCATAATGCCAATATTTGGTATCATAAGCTGATAAAAAGAAAGGAATGGGGGGAACTTTGTGAAATGTGAAATGAGTTCTGCGTTTTGCCAATGGCTGGAAATCAATAATTTTCATCTGAAAGTCGAGAGCACGCTGGAAAAAAGTTTGCAGACGAACCATAACCTTTCTCTGAAAGAGTTCTATGTCCTTTATTTCCTGTCACAGGAAGCGGAGAAAAAGCTGAAACTCCAGGATCTGGAGGAAAAGGTCGGCTTAAGCCAAAGTGCTGTATCGAGATTGGTCAGCAAGTTTGAGGCGAAGGGCTGCGGAGCGTTGGAGCGGAATGTCTGCGAGCAGGATCGGCGGATCATCTATACGACCTTGACGAAAACTGGTGCGGCGAAACTGGATGCAGCGGCTGCGACAGTGGAACAGGTGCTCACGGAATCTTTCGCGGCGATGCCGATACAGGCGCTTTTCAAACTATCCGATAATCAGACTAAATAGGGGTTCTTGACTGGACTCCTTATGACAGAAACACAGAAAAATACGACGCTCTAAATGACCGGTGATCCGGTTTGCATTTGGAACGTCGTTTTTTTAATTTCGATTATTGATTGGGTGCATCTGTCGCTGCAGGCATTTGCGATTCCATGCTCGCAGCGACTTTTTCCATATCTTCAGTCAATACTGCAATCTTATCGTTTATGCGGTTGATTCTGGGTTGAGCCTGTTGCGTAAAGCTCTCAATCGATTTTGCGACTTCCTCCGAAACTGAGTTGACGGAAGCCAACCCTTCGTTGGTCAATGATTGAATCGCATTGCGCAAACCTTGGACGCTTACGTTGAGGTCTTCGACCGCAAGTGTGTTGTCCTCAAGGTAAGCTTTCGCTTTCTCGCGATTTTCTTTTCCGCTGCGGGGGGTGTTCAGCAAGCCAAGCAGACCGCCGACTACCGTACCGAATACTATTCCTTCCATAAATGAGCGCATATCTATTCCTCCAGACTATCTTTGATGGATGCAACTACTTTTGCCAATTCTGCCTGCGAATATTTTCC is a window from the Trichococcus shcherbakoviae genome containing:
- a CDS encoding YtxH domain-containing protein produces the protein MRSFMEGIVFGTVVGGLLGLLNTPRSGKENREKAKAYLEDNTLAVEDLNVSVQGLRNAIQSLTNEGLASVNSVSEEVAKSIESFTQQAQPRINRINDKIAVLTEDMEKVAASMESQMPAATDAPNQ
- a CDS encoding DNA repair exonuclease translates to MITFIHTADLHLDSPFKGIKQLEPQLFDAIYQSTFDSFRELVTQAIAAQVDFFLISGDIYDEENQSVKAQAFLRDELGRLDRSGIPVYLSHGNHDFLGRESLKLQLPGNVTVFEKAVTTEILTTKAGERVAITGFSYPSRWVEERMIVEYPNRNHSVDYHIGMLHGYLEGLNSSEGVYAPFSLGELNARNYDYWALGHIHKRQQLQTAPPVVYCGNTQGRNPNETEAKGAYLVTLRKGMAPALSFIPTAPIVWEKETVSLLGCKTLNDAFARIEERMDYYRSQSESSVLLSLLFTDIQELHPDVVKKIEDEEILEGVRQRLERPFIYLYQLKIAVDTEKELFSFDQVMKESFSKSWTEISADDVFYQQLDNFFQHPLMRTTFPDLKKDRSFKEEVLAAAKTRLVQAVAFEEEDSEDTED
- a CDS encoding aldo/keto reductase is translated as MGVFDLEKEIKNITFSNGVTIPQLGLGVFKMKDEKELSEAIRVALEAGYRHFDTAMIYENEAIVGQALKESSIPREEIFLTSKVWNYDHGYEETKAAFQASLDRLGTDYLDLYLIHWASANYIETWKAMEELYNAGKIKAIGVSNFQIHHLEDLMSHTEIIPMINQIETHPAFPQDELRAFMAQHAIIHEAWGPLGQGKNDLLTQAVLLELAEQYGKTPAQIVLRWHIERGIVVIPKSVTPSRIRENRDIFDFSLSKEDMDKVATLNTGERYSGNPDDQEFLTRTSIRPN
- a CDS encoding AAA family ATPase; amino-acid sequence: MKIRKIEIYGYGKWVNRTFDGVQDLQVFHGKNEAGKSTLSSFINSILFGFPSARKKDQNLYVPKQAQAYGGRLFLEDTRFGDVIVERVKDRNKGQALVTLPDGVQQTTKNLGRFLLGMDRETFESLYTFKIDSLLSLKKTQKDDLNHYLLSIGTSGSERLLQLAKEYRDEAAKRFKPTGSVPPLNKKIQAAEKLQRKLQQAKAKNATYETSLLHLSDSQKQQAELLSRQQELEQEQTAIAESLRLADSYQEWKRLNKEITAVDYSEVPEDARYQWQNQQEKMAASIQAQTQLQERLAQLQKQLGEYVQVEWYKVHQSEFAALLHSAAKTQADLNKMTYLENEISNNKADLAKQKMALGLNLALPAPEPLKEEERGRLQQLAQDIRQIEEQLLRLDHNIGFHAEQLETLQQEETRLQHEKLTDEAYATLQSDVQQPNQRIAAPVPTKRNPLGMLFLAAAVFLVLSFVLADFRVIAWALSAVLAVGGAILTRRKQQTQTKDVASQEGSSENAMEQFLKQAAVRERISAVTRELEELQDKFLELLNSREETEERGNMLQTEWTTFLQQKGYPARMTARELLQLDPGAVLAEKAALIINQEAEMSDLNFAVDKWNEQTAFIRSRFHFEHLTVTEMVARFSEIQNAVVLEENMAANVQDKINELQQELEQIQRDLAESHQQRQRLLDQANAKTEAEFYQLLALKEKQEQNLKRKELLDEQVNGREQLLDRYGDAKKSADLYEKNELEMQQLKTELSKLQRTEVELKHQLEQLEEGGTYSALLQEFALAETELRDLAIEWAGLVTAGEWIEGALRYGKEDRLPLMLDDTITFFSRLTEGAYTGIAFQKNGMKVQRKDGTTFLPNELSQGTVEQLYIALRLAFVRNTADIVSMPILIDDGFVNFDEDRKNIMFTLLEELSEDVQVLFFTFDDVCVQRFSQKQVYMLK
- a CDS encoding MarR family winged helix-turn-helix transcriptional regulator, producing MKCEMSSAFCQWLEINNFHLKVESTLEKSLQTNHNLSLKEFYVLYFLSQEAEKKLKLQDLEEKVGLSQSAVSRLVSKFEAKGCGALERNVCEQDRRIIYTTLTKTGAAKLDAAAATVEQVLTESFAAMPIQALFKLSDNQTK
- a CDS encoding peptidylprolyl isomerase, translating into MKKKLALTSVAFLTAITLAGCATGETVATTPAGDITKDELYDAMKASIGETVLQRLILIDVLNDKIGDNELEAETEAELLTTIEQYGGEETFNYILSQSGFANKDEYQDVLYLNKLIEAAVRAETTFTDEEVEAYYEAYQPQINVQHILVADEATAVDLINQINAGADFAELAKANSTDTATAENGGETGLFGAGEMVAAFEEAAYALEVGEVTQTPVATEYGYHIIKMIEKTEKGTLEEERENIETVMMDEKLADNDYLTSVMSKIVQAANVEIKDEDLAAAIDQFLPAEETTSSDATSEATTSEEASSEASSEATSATEEAESATSESAN
- a CDS encoding 3'-5' exoribonuclease YhaM family protein, with the translated sequence MAKKIYEHEIDDNFEIYVLIKSADIRLAKNGKKFIAFTFQDRSGQIDGKYWDAKEEDIQQFQAGQVVAVTGKREMYQNNPQLRITKLRLAREGEPNRPELYMERAPLKSEEMVEEVSQILFEITSAPINRIVRHILKKYQREFFEYPAAKRHHHAIVGGLGFHTVSILRMAKTVIQHYPSVNKSLLYGGVILHDIGKTIELSGSMSTEYTLKGNLIGHIVLIDEEITKACLSLNIDEDSEEVILLKHIVLAHHGKQEFGSPVTPHLLEAEIIHHLDNLDASINMIDTALLRTTPGTFSERIFGLENRSFYKPVFTQATEEGQ